A window of the Dongshaea marina genome harbors these coding sequences:
- a CDS encoding alpha/beta hydrolase codes for MLPGHGSKPADLMLSTAKDWQAVVAHHSGLLKQQYSSVWLGGYSTGANLVTTQALKDPDVAGLLLFSPAFQPRSVAVKYAKLASYFVTWADQDPEDNYLRYNSLPMSGAATYYKTSQIVRAKLEHAQYAKPVFAMMSESDSLIDTNYVMQQFTRVMTNPHSRLILQGESQPTDQRAIHLSMKLSRLRISNGSHMGLLFSPTNPSYGIHGSEIIYNNGQSYRYSSPGKIWFSAFGYQEPGKYHARLTYNPYFKQSMKVLDNVMQSTS; via the coding sequence TTGCTACCGGGCCATGGCAGCAAGCCTGCAGATCTGATGCTTTCCACCGCCAAAGACTGGCAAGCGGTTGTTGCCCATCACTCCGGCTTGCTCAAACAACAATACAGTTCAGTCTGGCTTGGGGGCTACTCTACCGGGGCAAATCTGGTCACAACTCAGGCACTCAAAGATCCTGATGTCGCCGGATTACTGCTCTTCTCTCCGGCATTCCAGCCTCGTTCGGTCGCAGTAAAATATGCAAAGCTAGCCAGCTATTTTGTCACCTGGGCGGATCAAGATCCGGAAGATAACTACCTTCGCTATAATTCTCTTCCCATGTCAGGGGCCGCGACCTATTACAAGACATCACAGATCGTACGTGCCAAACTTGAGCATGCCCAATACGCCAAGCCTGTCTTCGCTATGATGAGTGAATCCGATAGTCTGATCGATACAAATTATGTCATGCAACAATTCACCAGAGTCATGACCAATCCACACAGCAGGCTCATATTACAGGGCGAAAGCCAGCCCACCGATCAACGTGCCATTCATTTGAGCATGAAACTATCAAGGCTCAGAATCTCTAATGGATCTCATATGGGACTACTATTTTCCCCCACAAATCCCAGCTATGGCATCCATGGAAGTGAAATCATCTACAACAATGGTCAGTCTTACCGTTACTCTTCTCCTGGAAAAATATGGTTCTCCGCCTTTGGTTATCAGGAGCCAGGTAAGTATCACGCGCGATTAACCTATAATCCTTACTTTAAACAAAGTATGAAAGTATTAGATAACGTCATGCAGAGTACCTCTTGA
- a CDS encoding RrF2 family transcriptional regulator has product MAANTNFSVAVHSMAVLGFLDRQVTSEVLATSINTNPVIVRRVVSKLVKAGLVHSIPGKHGGFELTRAPDAISLKDIYLALEEVQLFAIHANEEFQPCPVSCSIKGILGQVSDELAGQVKSTLDKIKLADVIKQIK; this is encoded by the coding sequence ATGGCAGCAAATACAAACTTTTCAGTTGCGGTTCACTCGATGGCAGTGCTTGGCTTTCTTGACAGGCAGGTGACTTCAGAGGTTCTGGCAACCAGTATCAACACCAATCCGGTTATAGTCCGCAGAGTTGTCAGTAAACTCGTAAAGGCAGGGCTGGTCCACTCCATTCCTGGTAAACATGGTGGATTTGAGCTCACAAGAGCTCCTGATGCAATCAGCCTCAAGGATATTTATCTGGCTCTGGAAGAGGTTCAGCTCTTTGCAATCCATGCCAATGAGGAGTTCCAGCCCTGCCCGGTAAGCTGCTCCATCAAGGGCATATTAGGCCAGGTATCAGACGAATTGGCAGGCCAGGTAAAAAGCACGCTGGATAAGATTAAATTAGCTGATGTGATAAAGCAGATTAAATGA
- a CDS encoding SDR family NAD(P)-dependent oxidoreductase: MKHTFREKYGEWAVVTGATSGIGSEIASQIAQQGLNLLLVSRNEQRLDNKARQLQEAYGVEVQTVQADLSHQEDNQRVIIASENLNVGLFVACAGMETHGTMTEMDQNTELAMIQLNVTSLFTLTHYYAQQMSQRERGGFCWFPVFTA, translated from the coding sequence ATGAAACACACATTCCGCGAGAAATATGGCGAGTGGGCGGTGGTCACCGGAGCAACTTCCGGAATTGGTTCAGAAATCGCAAGCCAAATTGCGCAGCAGGGCCTTAACTTACTACTTGTTTCCAGAAACGAACAAAGGCTGGATAACAAGGCCAGGCAGCTCCAGGAAGCATATGGAGTAGAGGTTCAAACGGTTCAGGCCGATCTCTCTCATCAGGAAGATAACCAAAGGGTTATCATCGCGAGCGAAAACTTAAACGTTGGGCTTTTTGTTGCCTGTGCCGGGATGGAAACCCATGGGACCATGACTGAGATGGATCAGAATACCGAGCTTGCCATGATCCAGCTTAACGTGACTTCTCTGTTTACATTAACCCACTACTATGCTCAGCAAATGAGCCAGCGAGAGCGCGGGGGATTCTGCTGGTTTCCAGTCTTTACGGCCTGA
- a CDS encoding SDR family NAD(P)-dependent oxidoreductase, whose amino-acid sequence MPAPYFSNYAATKSYVLNLGMSLRWELQKKGIDISVLTPGPTDTPMVDGVQESFDLSKVPLDLMSAKKVAQIALKGLGKKAVIIPGAKNKLMAFIGKHFVGRRASIDMGGKMMEKALKQD is encoded by the coding sequence ATGCCCGCTCCTTATTTCTCCAACTATGCAGCCACTAAATCTTATGTCCTGAACCTTGGGATGTCCCTGCGCTGGGAACTTCAGAAAAAAGGTATCGATATATCCGTTCTCACTCCCGGGCCAACAGATACCCCGATGGTAGATGGAGTCCAGGAGAGCTTTGATTTATCAAAAGTCCCACTTGATCTCATGTCTGCCAAAAAAGTTGCGCAAATTGCCCTCAAGGGGCTGGGCAAAAAAGCGGTGATCATTCCGGGAGCCAAGAATAAGCTCATGGCTTTTATTGGAAAACATTTTGTTGGCAGAAGGGCATCCATCGATATGGGTGGGAAGATGATGGAAAAAGCTCTAAAGCAGGATTAA
- a CDS encoding DUF1353 domain-containing protein gives MSLKLASLFAGLLALAMLPGCDDPSTPRSVSDEVLSGFYPQVITLREVADSSLKELIDEQLLFVDKQGKHWIAPKGTLTDGASVPRLALWMTDGRFAKNLLKAAVVHDAYSQSDNASRTPGQYQSQPWKRVHRMFYEALIAGGTSVSQAKLMFAAVWLGGPRWNDAGNSLDGVSDEALRAEFKVCKEWIQAKDPDRQKIEQWMERREPQLRALSQ, from the coding sequence ATGAGTCTTAAGCTAGCTTCTCTGTTTGCGGGCCTGTTGGCCCTTGCCATGTTACCTGGATGTGATGATCCTTCGACTCCTCGCTCTGTGTCAGATGAGGTGCTAAGCGGCTTTTATCCTCAGGTGATCACGCTTCGCGAGGTGGCGGACTCCTCCCTGAAGGAGCTTATCGATGAACAGCTGCTGTTTGTCGATAAGCAGGGAAAACACTGGATCGCTCCCAAAGGGACGCTGACCGATGGGGCATCGGTCCCCCGGCTGGCCCTGTGGATGACAGATGGACGTTTTGCTAAAAACCTTCTCAAGGCGGCGGTGGTGCATGATGCCTATAGCCAGTCAGATAATGCCTCCCGCACCCCCGGACAGTACCAAAGCCAGCCCTGGAAGCGGGTACACCGGATGTTTTACGAGGCGCTCATCGCGGGAGGAACTTCGGTCTCCCAGGCTAAACTGATGTTTGCGGCGGTCTGGTTGGGAGGGCCCCGATGGAATGATGCCGGAAACAGTCTTGACGGGGTATCCGATGAGGCACTTCGGGCCGAATTTAAGGTATGTAAGGAGTGGATCCAGGCGAAAGACCCGGATCGCCAAAAAATTGAGCAGTGGATGGAGAGAAGAGAGCCGCAATTGCGAGCCTTGAGCCAATAA
- a CDS encoding Lrp/AsnC family transcriptional regulator, whose protein sequence is MKEITAIDEIDRKLLRLLQQDVTISLAQLADAVNLTTTPCWKRLKRLEEQGVLRKRVALLDAEALGLAFTAFVQLKTSDHSEAWYRRLADSLEIFPEVMEIYRMAGECDYMLKVQVSDMSAFDNFYKRLVNTLDGLTDVTSSFAMEQLKYTTALPL, encoded by the coding sequence TTGAAAGAAATAACCGCTATTGATGAAATAGACCGAAAGTTATTAAGGTTATTACAGCAGGATGTCACCATCTCTCTGGCTCAGTTAGCTGATGCAGTCAATCTGACCACAACCCCCTGTTGGAAGCGTCTGAAGCGACTCGAAGAGCAGGGAGTTCTGCGCAAACGGGTCGCCTTGCTCGATGCCGAGGCATTGGGGCTGGCCTTTACCGCCTTTGTGCAACTTAAAACCAGTGATCACTCTGAGGCCTGGTATCGCCGTCTTGCCGATAGCCTTGAGATCTTTCCTGAGGTGATGGAGATCTATCGAATGGCCGGTGAGTGTGACTATATGCTTAAGGTCCAGGTGTCTGATATGAGTGCCTTCGATAACTTTTACAAGCGCCTGGTCAACACCCTGGATGGGTTAACTGATGTCACCTCCTCATTTGCGATGGAGCAACTCAAATACACAACCGCCCTGCCGCTCTGA
- a CDS encoding DMT family transporter codes for MSIAVQTIPPILATGLRFCVSAPLIIALALYQKQPLLFPVGKRKWMLIIALFYFAIPFSLMIYGEKYISSGLAAIIFATMPIGVMITSSLFLGSRLKPIQIFGLAIAVISLCSILISELDINGSSYLIGTVALAGAVVLHSLMYVKVKKYCADVEVLTYNALPCAIASVVLLGVSILSEHPQLANISIESLLAVIYLGLVAGVGGIVAYFKLNAIATPFTASICFLIFPIVALCLDDLVTGHLISTSSLFMLLPLLGGILLTKSR; via the coding sequence ATGTCGATCGCCGTTCAGACCATTCCGCCGATCCTGGCAACCGGACTCAGGTTCTGTGTCTCCGCCCCGCTGATCATCGCCCTGGCGCTCTACCAGAAACAGCCGCTGCTATTTCCAGTGGGTAAACGAAAATGGATGCTAATCATCGCCCTGTTTTACTTCGCTATCCCTTTTTCGCTGATGATCTATGGTGAAAAATATATCTCTTCCGGCCTGGCCGCGATCATTTTTGCCACCATGCCGATCGGTGTGATGATCACCTCCAGTTTGTTCCTGGGATCCCGGCTCAAACCCATCCAGATATTCGGCCTTGCCATTGCGGTGATCAGCCTGTGTAGCATCCTGATCAGCGAGCTGGATATCAATGGCAGTAGCTACCTGATTGGCACTGTCGCGCTGGCCGGTGCCGTGGTACTCCATTCGCTGATGTATGTGAAGGTCAAAAAGTATTGTGCCGATGTCGAGGTGCTGACTTACAACGCCCTGCCCTGTGCCATCGCCTCCGTGGTCCTGCTGGGAGTCTCAATCCTCAGTGAGCATCCACAGCTGGCCAACATCTCCATCGAGTCTTTGCTGGCTGTGATCTACCTGGGGCTGGTCGCCGGAGTGGGTGGCATAGTGGCATACTTTAAGCTCAATGCGATCGCCACCCCTTTTACCGCTTCGATCTGCTTTCTGATCTTCCCAATCGTGGCTCTGTGCCTGGATGATCTGGTGACGGGACATCTCATTTCGACGAGCTCTCTCTTTATGCTGCTGCCACTGCTGGGAGGGATCCTGCTCACCAAATCAAGATAG
- a CDS encoding PLP-dependent cysteine synthase family protein produces MNKQEWINQAICKIEADYQRSADTHLIKLELPWLREIDLYLKDESTHPTGSLKHRLARSLFLYALCNGWLDQNTPVIESSSGSTAVSEAYFARLLGLPFIAVVPRSTARKKIEQIEFFGGKAHFVERSCEIYAESRRLAKELGGHYMDQFTFAERATDWRGNNNIANSIFEQMKLERYPVPSWIVMSPGTGGTSATIGRYIRYQRHPTQLCVVDPENSVFHDYYKTANPDLTLEQGSRIEGIGRPRVEPSFIPGVIDQMRTIEDAASIATILWLEKRMGRKVGPRPEPISMVLCSLPARCRKTERLAHW; encoded by the coding sequence ATGAACAAGCAGGAATGGATCAATCAGGCAATCTGCAAGATTGAAGCGGATTATCAACGCAGTGCGGATACTCATCTAATCAAGCTGGAGCTTCCCTGGCTCAGGGAAATCGATCTCTACCTCAAAGATGAGAGTACCCACCCAACCGGTAGCCTCAAGCACCGGCTGGCCCGCTCTCTGTTTCTTTACGCCCTGTGCAATGGCTGGCTGGATCAGAATACTCCGGTGATCGAATCCTCTTCGGGCAGCACCGCCGTTTCTGAAGCCTATTTTGCCAGGCTGCTGGGACTACCATTTATTGCCGTGGTTCCACGCAGTACCGCCCGCAAAAAGATTGAGCAGATCGAGTTTTTTGGCGGCAAGGCTCACTTTGTTGAACGCAGCTGTGAAATCTATGCCGAATCGCGCAGGCTGGCGAAAGAGCTTGGCGGCCACTACATGGACCAGTTTACCTTCGCCGAGCGGGCAACCGACTGGCGCGGCAATAACAACATCGCCAATAGCATCTTCGAGCAGATGAAACTTGAGCGCTATCCTGTTCCCAGCTGGATAGTCATGAGCCCGGGAACCGGCGGCACTTCTGCAACTATTGGCCGCTATATCCGCTATCAGCGCCACCCGACCCAACTCTGTGTCGTCGATCCTGAAAATTCGGTGTTCCACGACTATTACAAAACCGCTAATCCTGACCTCACCCTGGAGCAGGGGAGCCGGATCGAGGGAATCGGTCGTCCCCGGGTAGAGCCGAGCTTTATCCCCGGGGTGATTGACCAGATGCGCACCATAGAGGATGCCGCCAGCATTGCGACCATCCTATGGCTGGAGAAGCGGATGGGACGTAAGGTCGGCCCTCGACCGGAACCAATCTCTATGGTGCTCTGCAGCTTGCCAGCGAGATGCAGAAAAACGGAGAGACTGGCTCATTGGTGA
- a CDS encoding DMT family transporter — MTNSKKAYLFGLTAVACWSTVASAFKLSLNYFSPSQLLVAASLFSILALTGIVLKQGKLHLVGSYLRNRPLFYLCMGLLNPCLYYLILFKAYDLLPAQQAQPLNYTWAITLTLMAVVFLKQKIRPQDWVAIVIGYLGAFVIATHGELTHLHFSHPLGVILALLSTVIWAMYWILNTKNQGDAIVSLLLAFLLGFPLVLIANAWLSDFHMGHWQGWLGAVWVGFFEMGFTYVLWLQALRHTDNTARISNLIFISPFVSLVLLHFLVGENIYFSTITGLVLIVIALLIQQLKFKRSAKPRLQSCNKD; from the coding sequence ATGACTAACTCGAAAAAAGCCTATCTGTTTGGATTAACGGCGGTGGCCTGCTGGTCCACCGTCGCTTCCGCCTTCAAACTCTCTTTGAACTATTTTTCGCCTTCCCAGCTGCTGGTCGCTGCCAGTCTGTTCTCTATCCTTGCACTCACTGGCATCGTATTAAAACAGGGTAAACTTCACCTTGTCGGTAGCTACCTGAGAAACCGTCCCCTGTTTTACCTGTGCATGGGGCTGCTCAACCCCTGCCTCTACTACCTTATTCTGTTTAAAGCCTATGATCTGCTGCCCGCCCAGCAAGCCCAGCCGCTGAACTATACCTGGGCTATTACCCTGACCCTGATGGCGGTGGTTTTTCTCAAACAGAAGATCCGTCCTCAGGACTGGGTCGCGATTGTGATTGGCTACCTGGGCGCCTTTGTGATCGCCACCCATGGGGAGCTCACCCACCTGCACTTCTCCCACCCCCTGGGAGTCATTCTGGCACTGCTGTCGACGGTGATCTGGGCGATGTATTGGATCCTTAATACCAAAAACCAGGGGGATGCCATCGTCAGCCTGCTGCTGGCTTTTCTGCTGGGATTTCCTCTGGTACTCATAGCCAATGCCTGGTTGTCAGATTTTCATATGGGCCACTGGCAGGGTTGGTTGGGAGCGGTCTGGGTTGGATTTTTTGAGATGGGCTTTACCTATGTCCTGTGGCTGCAGGCGCTGCGCCATACCGACAATACCGCCCGGATCAGCAATCTCATCTTCATCTCCCCCTTCGTCTCTTTGGTGCTGCTGCACTTTCTGGTGGGAGAGAATATCTACTTCTCCACCATTACCGGACTGGTGCTGATAGTGATCGCCCTATTGATTCAACAGCTCAAATTCAAGCGTAGCGCTAAACCTCGGCTGCAGAGCTGTAATAAAGATTAG